GAAACCAATTTCCGCCTCTCGGCAAAGGCCTTTTCCTACGTCTCGAGGTACGACGCGGCGATATCGAATTATCTCTCGTTCCTCGAACCTGACGGCGAAAGAAACCCGCTCCCGGCGACCTACACCCTCCACCTCGAAAAAAAGCTTGATCTTCGCTACGGGGAGAACCCCCACCAGCTGGGGGCCTTCTACACGGAGGGCGGCATAGAAGGGGCGCACTGCGTTGCAAACGCCAGACAGCTCCAGGGGAAAGAGCTTTCCCTTAACAACATATACGACACCGACTCCGCCTTCGAGCTCGTAAGGGAGTTCCAAGAGACCGCATGCGTAATAGTGAAGCACAACAATCCCTGCGGAGCGGCACTCGGGAACACTCCGGCAGAGGCGTTCTCCCGGGCGAGGGAATGCGACCCGGAAAGCGCTTTCGGCGGGATAATCGCCTTTAACAGGGAGGTTGACGAGACCGCGGCCGGGGAGATAGCCGGCATGTTCGCCGAGGTCGTGATAGCCCCCGGTTTTTCTGAGAAGGCGCTCATGCTGCTTGGGGCAAGGAAGAACCTGCGGGTGCTTCTTTCGGGAGGCATGGATATCGGCGGGGCGGGCATCTGGGACATAAAGAAAGTGACGGGAGGGGCGCTCATACAGCAAAGCGACAGGGGATGGGGAGATGATTTTTCAGAGATAAAGGTCCCGACCAAGAGAAAACCCACCCCCGAGGAAATGGAAGATCTGCGGTTCGCCTGGAAAGTCTGCCGGCACACCAAGTCAAATGCCATTGTCTACGCAAGAGACCTCCGGACGGTGGGCATAGGGGCGGGGCAGATGAGCAGGGTAGATTCAGTCAGGATCGCGGGGATGAAGGCCCGCACTCCGACCGACGGCTCGGTACTCGCTTCTGACGCGTTTTTCCCTTTCAGAGACGGAGTTGACGAGGCGGCGCGTGCGGGAATCACGGCAATAGTGCAGCCCGGGGGATCCGTAAGGGACGACGAAGTGATAGCCGCAGCGGATGAGCACTCGATGGCGATGATCTTTACCGGAAAAAGGCACTTTAAGCACTGAGCACCTGCCGGTTAAAGAAAGGATTGGGCGATATTCTTTCTTTACGGAAGCTCTAAAGAAAGCTTTTGCGGTTTCCCTTTCTTAAGGAGACCTCCAAGAAGAGGGTTCTTTCGCTAGAGATAAGCAACGGAAAACGCTTAGCGCTTGGTGACCTCGCGATATTTCACCTCTCTTGACAGCCAGAACTCCGCACTGCCGCCAACGCCCGTTCCAGTCGAAACGCGGCATCCTCCGTAATCGCCGCCTTGCCTTGTACAAGCCGGCTTACGTGCTTTGTCGTATAACCGGTACGGTCTGCGAACTTAGCCTGAGCCCAGTTTTTCTCTTCGAGAATGTCAAGAATCGTATCTCCAGGCGGAGACAAACGCCATTTCGGTTCAAACCGATCAAGATTTTCAGTCATGACAGTCTCCTATAAATACAATCCGTATTGGTTTCAATGGGAAACTATATACAAGGTTACAATTATCTCTCTATTCAGCTATTTGAACGAGTGTGGAATAAAGATTTCTTAAGGAAAAGCCTAGCCAACATTTCACAACTTCACTAATTAACCTAGGAAGTTCCGTGATTATAACTTATCTCGGAAAACCTGACTGTCACAGCTAAGAGATGTTTTTGCAGAATCAACCACAAAAGTTTTCTACACACTTTTTGCTATCAAAAAGATTTTTCGACTGTCTAAAGCATTCCGGCTTCTGCCCTCGTGAAAGCTACTCTTATTAAGCCATTGCTTTTATGGTTAAATAAAGATAATCGACTATGCTTATTTGACTTTTCTTTTCTCACCGTTATCATACTTAGCGCTATGCGGAAAGTTCCCGAAGAAGAAATCCTCAAGCGGTTGCGTGTTGACAACCCTTGGTGGAAGAACCGAAACAATGTCAGGTGGAAAAAATATCCTGAACGGGTCTATTTAACCCCGTTTTTCGAACTTGTATACAGGAAGAAAATTAACAGGGCGATTGTGCTGATGGGACCGCGCAGAGTCGGTAAAACTGTTATGGTTCACC
The genomic region above belongs to Candidatus Dadabacteria bacterium and contains:
- the purH gene encoding bifunctional phosphoribosylaminoimidazolecarboxamide formyltransferase/IMP cyclohydrolase yields the protein MTKIKRAVISVYDKKGITTLAKGLGELGVEMLSTGGTAKRLRDGGAKVTEISDYTGFPEILGGRVKTLHPKIHGGLLGMRDDERHLGEMAENSIEPIDMLVVNFYPFEEVVAKEGTTFSEAIENIDIGGPAMLRAAAKNHASVTVLTDPEDYGAVLRELRRNKGKISPETNFRLSAKAFSYVSRYDAAISNYLSFLEPDGERNPLPATYTLHLEKKLDLRYGENPHQLGAFYTEGGIEGAHCVANARQLQGKELSLNNIYDTDSAFELVREFQETACVIVKHNNPCGAALGNTPAEAFSRARECDPESAFGGIIAFNREVDETAAGEIAGMFAEVVIAPGFSEKALMLLGARKNLRVLLSGGMDIGGAGIWDIKKVTGGALIQQSDRGWGDDFSEIKVPTKRKPTPEEMEDLRFAWKVCRHTKSNAIVYARDLRTVGIGAGQMSRVDSVRIAGMKARTPTDGSVLASDAFFPFRDGVDEAARAGITAIVQPGGSVRDDEVIAAADEHSMAMIFTGKRHFKH
- a CDS encoding helix-turn-helix domain-containing protein, with translation MTENLDRFEPKWRLSPPGDTILDILEEKNWAQAKFADRTGYTTKHVSRLVQGKAAITEDAAFRLERALAAVRSSGCQER